Part of the Bacillus sp. N1-1 genome, GCTCCAGCTTTGCAAATAGGTTGTTCGAATATTGAGAATGTCGCCAATAGAACCATCTTCGATAAGTTTTTTAGCTTGAACAACTGCCGGTACACGGCGGTATTGATAAGCACACATTGCGATAATACCATCGGATGATACTTGTGCCGCTGCGTCTGCCATAGCTTTTGCGTCTTCAGGATTGTTTGAGATAGGCTTCTCACAAAGTACATGCTTTCCTGCTTCTAATGCAGCTATAGAAATCTTCGCGTGTGAATCATTCGGGGTACAAATGCTTACCGCATCAATTTCCGGGTCATTAATAATGTCACGCCAGTCAGTCGTCCATTCTTTGAAACCAAAACGACCTTTGGCATCCTTTGCTGTTTCCTCATCTATGTCACATACGGTTTTCAGCTCTGGAACAGCTGGTGCCGGCCAAAACAGTTTTGGTACGTTAGAATAACCTACAACATGTGCCTTCCCCATAAACCCAGCGCCAATAAGACCAATTTTTATATTTTTCATTACAAACATCTCCTTCTAATTATTTAGTATTTTTATTTAATGAAGTATTTTTTAGAAATTGATAAGATTCTTTACATGCTTCTACTGGATCACCATGATAACCGTCGATCTCTACCAGCCAATCACCTGAATACGATTCTGCCTCAAGAAAGTCAATGATACCGTGTAAATCTATACTCCCATGTCCTAAAGGGACAAAACCATCACCATCCCAGTCTTTCAAATGGATATAGGGAATTCGGTCTTTGTACTTTTTGATGATATCTAATGGGTTGCCACCACCTGCGGCTAGGTGTGCAAGATCGGGACAAAACGATATAGATGAGCAAGAAAAAAGTTGGTCGATTTGTTCTGGTGCTTCAATCATTGAACCTAAGTGCGGATGATAGCTTGTAATTAATCCTTCCTGGGACACTATAGCTTCTGCCTCAGCTAATGATGCTGCCAATCGGGATATGTCATCTTGCTTTTGATCCGAAGCTCGAACCGCACCACCACCTAGCACGAGATGCTTCGCTCCTGCTTCAGCTGCAATTCCTGCTGTACGCTGAATGCGCCACAGTTCGTCCTGCCATGCATCTTCATAAATAAAATTTGCCCCAGCGTACACTCCATAAAGGGAAAGTCCCATCCCCTCGAGTATTGCTTTAAGCTCTTTAGGATGATTTGCGAATTGATCCAGGTTGCCATCGAACATTTCCACTCCGTTGAACCCTTGTCTCTGGATTTTCTGAAAAACTTCTTCATCCCTGCACATAGTTTCATATCGCACGTCTTTAATACTAGTTACTCCGCCGCCTGAACCTACTAAAGGTCCGAACGCATTAGTCATATAACCAATATTCATGATTTACCTCCTTATTTACGTAAATAATTAACATTTCTTATTTATGTTTAAAATCTAACACTATGTGAAAGCGGTGTCAATTATTTTTTCAAAAAATTACGCAAATTATGCTTTTTTATCTAAAATAAAACATAGATTTGTAGGTTTCGGAGGAGGGAACTTATGATTTTCTAATTATTTACGTAAATATTGATATTTTCATTTCAATCATTAATAAAACAGTGTTCATTCCCTTCTAGATGTTAATAGTTTTCTAGAAATAAATAATGGTTAGTGGTAAAGTCTAAGCAACGGTGCTAAAATCCCTAATATCAACCGCTACAAGTTCCTAATCATAATCATTTCTATACTACATATTGATTTTGAAGTAAAAATGCGGGGAGTTTTTATGATTAGAGGGCTACATCAAGAAGGATAGACAATCACTGTTATTTCTGATGAAACAAATTCTGATAAATTAATAAAGAAAAACTGAACTTTTTAAATTTGAGAAGCTCAGTATTTAACGAATTTCATTAGAAAAGCCTTTCACAAGTTCAATAATCTTGTGAAAGGCCTTTTAATCAAAAAATTTTAAAATTAAAATCCAGTCATTCGCCATTTGTAAGATCTCAAAAACTTATCATACCAATATTAGGGGTGGATTCACATCATGCCGCCCATTCACTCGGCTAATTAATAGGATAAATATTATTAAGCTACGCAGAACCCTATTATCACAAGGTTTCCGTTAGCAAATAAATTTATTAACCAAAATAAGTTTTAATACTTATCAACTCAACAGTACAGTCATAATTCAGTCACAAAAACATCACCTAGATATTAGACGATTTCTGGGACTTTATCTTTTAATGGCTATTCCATCACTTTACCATTCATCCGTTCAACCCATTGATGGAGAAGATTATTATACCGGATCAAATTTTTATGATTTTAATGGTCACTTCTTCATTATGTATGGACGGTCAAATTACGATCGTTTACCATTTCTAAAGCCAGAATGGCCTCTTTATCCCCTATTAAGATAGTGGTTCCTCTAAAATTAGATCATATTACGTAATAGTTCTTCTACCTGAGATTTTTTATTAATTGAAGGTAACCTACCTCTTTAACCGATTAACTATCCCAGTTACATATATTTCAGGTAACGACCTTCTGCAAAAGCTCCTAACTAAACTCAAAAAGCCCATCAGAGGAACTTCTGATGGACCACCGTTAATCTTGGGCACTGTAAAAACCTCATTTACTTGTGGTACGGTTCACCGTAACGAATCTAAATGAGATTATAAAACCATGAATATATTTTATTTTTCATTTAAAGATCTACTTTACCACAGTCAAAACTAATACCTGTTTCATTTTATTTGCCATTTTTCAACGTTGAAGTCTTTTACTTTTGAGTAAATAATTTTGGTGTCTAAAAAAGTTTCAAAAATTCTTTTGCTACTTTTGATAAGTAACTATTCTCCCTCCAAATTTCTCCATATCTGAGCGTCATTCTGGGGGCTGGTTGGGGGTACTTTGGCCAACGTATTCTTGGTTAAACAAGATTATTATAAATCCGAATCTAGAGACCCAAACAATGAAACTAACTTGAGTGAAGCTCTTTGGAAGGACAAAAATTCCTAACACCGTTACTTTAGACCTCGGACCGAGACATAGTGCTGTCTAGGTGTCATTTATTTCTTTATAGGATAAAAACCTCAATTACTTAGGCTCTTTTCTCATACTTGTTGCTTTAGCTAATAAGGTAGATTTGATAAAAGCAATGATTTAACAACAAAATAGCGTAAATAGCGAGAAAAGAGCTTGGAATTATATTTCAACATTCCAAATAGCTACTTTTGCGTTAAAATCGGCAGTAGGATTTTAACCATGATCTTTACGAAAACAGCCTTTATTAAGATACGGTTCTCCTTGATGTTTTTTCCAATGGTTTTTCACCATAAGAAAATAAAATAGAAAACTCTCATGTGGGGATTGTGAATGAAAGGCATAAAACAATGGTGAACGCTACTAGCGTTAATTTACAATTTTTATTGAAAGCCAATTAAGAACCAGGCACTAGAAAAATTTTTAATCATATATAGGTGATATCCCGTGCAAAATCTTTGAGGAGGATATCATGAAACCTATGTTGCCTATGGAAAAATATTTCGGTAAGTTAGAACTAGTCTATGTATTTTATGGGGCTATGCCGACAGGCGTTAGTGTATCAGAAACCGGTCGTATTTTCATTTGCTTTCCGAAATGGGGAGACGACGTTAAATTCACAGTAGCGGAAATTATTGGGGATACTTTGCAGCCTTATCCTAATTTAGAAACTAATTTGAGTAATCAAGGTAATATCACAACGTCTTTCATCAGTGTCCAAAGTGTAGTTGCGGATGGAAGGGGAACACTTTGGGTATTAGATACAGCGGCACCGAATTTTTCTGTACCAATTATAGGAGGGGCAAAATTAGTCGCTGTTGATTTAAAAACCAATACAATAAGAAAAGTATATACCTTTACAGAAGATGTTGTCCTGCCAACAACTTATCTGAATGATGTTCGATTTGATTTTCGTGTTGGAAAAGCGGGTTATGCATATATAACGGATTCATCTTCCAAAGGACCAGGAGCTATTATCGTGGTAGATTTAGAAAATGGAAACGCGTTTAGACGGTTAAATGGAGCAAATTCAACTTCACCCGACCCTTATTTTTTACCGAAAGTAGAAGGGGATATTTTGATGAACCGAAACAAAGATGGCTCAACATCTCCATTTAGATTGGCGTCTGATGGTATAGCGATTTCTCCTGATGGAAAGATTTTATTTTATTGTCCACTTTCCAGTCGGCATTTGTATTCGATCTCAACAGAAGCTTTAAGAGACAGAACGATACCTGACAGGGATTTACTTTATCAGGTGGAGTACTGGGGAGAAAAAGGTGCGTCTGATGGAATGATCACTGGGGCAAAAGGAACGGTTTATGCCGGTGACTATGAAAACAACAGTATTCGAAAGATATTGCCGAATGGCATAATGGAAACAATTGCTCATGATCCGAGAGTTTTATGGCCAGATACTTTTTCCATTGGGCCGGATCAATACTTATATGTCATTGTGAACCAATTACATCGGCAGGCAAGGTTTCATTATGGAAAAGACCTGCGACAGAAACCTTATAGTTTACTTCGTATGAAGATTGATGAATTTCCTGCTCCTACCTTTTCATAATAAATAATAGTTAGTTTCAATTTTTAGAAAAATATTAACGGATAAGCATTTTCCAACAGGTCTTAATTGGCATAATCTGGCTCTAATTCAAAATGAAAAGACGTTAAATTTATAATTGTAAGAGAAAATGGCTAAATGCAAATGAGGGAAATTGTATAATTCCCTCATTTACATAAGGAACAGTTTTGATTGGTTAATTTAAACGGCTCTTAGTTTATTTTTTATAGAGTAGGTAAGTTCAATGCTGTATCAATATTTTTTAAATCTAAATTGATTTGTTCGTTTGTATCCCAAGCACGGTACCATCCTTTTTCTTCCATATATACAGAAATTTGTTCATGCATATTAAGAGATTCCACTAAATGGCGAGTGAGCAATTCTTTAATTTCCGGCGTTTGTGCTTCCGTAACGGCCATAGCATAATTTCTAGCTCCACTTTTAGCTGCAATCAATAAATCCATTGCAACCACTTGATCCGATAGTGCATTCATGCCAGTTAAATTTTCAATGATTTGTTTCATGTTCATTCATCTCCTAATTTACTGTTTAGCTTTGGAAAGGATAGAAGCGTATTCTTGTAATTGTCTCGTAGATACATCAATGTCTTGCTGCATAATATCTTTTAGTTGCTGATCTGTAACTAACGCTTTTAACGTTTTGGACTTACTCAAACAATTGGTCTTAAATGCAGCCATCTCATGGACCTCAAGAACTTCATGTAAGCCGTATTGCATTTTTTATACCTCCTTCCTCAGGGTTTCAACACCACTTTTATACAATTATCCATTTTTGTGTCAAAAATCTCATAGCCGCGCTTTGCCTCACTAAGCGGAAGTACATGACTCACCACATCACCTGGATCAATTTTTCCGGTCGAAACTAATTCAAACATATATGGCATATAGTGAATCACAGGTGCTTGTCCAGAGCGGATATTGACGTTTCGGTTCATAATATCTCCCATTGGGAATCCATTATATTTGCCGCCGTATACGCCTGTAACCTGGATTGTCCCGCCTTTACGCACTGCTTGAGAAGCCATGATAAAAGCACTGAATGCTCCGCCTTGAAGCTTCATTCCGCTCGCGAGGAACTCCAGATCAGTCATTTTACCGTCCATACCAACTGCATCAATGACAACATCAGCGCCGCCCTTGGTCATTTCTTTCAAATGCATTCCCACATTTTCAATGTTTGCGAAATTTACTATTTCAACTTTGTTAGTACGTTTGGCGTGTTGCAAACGATAGTCTATATAATCTACGGCAATGACACGTTTTGCACCTTTTAGCCAACAGAATTTTTGAGCAAAAAGACCAACCGGACCACAGCCAAAAACAATGACTGTATCTCCATTCTTTACGCCTGCATTGTCAACACTCCAAAAACCAGTAGTCATTGCATCCGCAATAACTGATAACTTTTCATCTGGTTCTTCACAAGTCTCTGGAATTTTAAAATGAGTAAAGTTCGCAAACGGTACTCTTAAATATTCAGCTTGCCCACCTGGATAGCCACCCGTCGTACCAGAATATCCGAAATAGGCACCCATATCACCATTATCATTAGAATTATCACATTGGCTTTCTAAGTGGTTTTTACAGTAGGAGCATTCACCGCATGCTATATTAAAGGGAATTATAACTCGATCTCCCTTTTTTAGTTTAGTCACACCTGGACCAACTTCTTCGACAATTCCCATTGGTTCATGGCCAATCACATAGTTTTCTTGCAGATTAGGAATCATGCCATGAATTAAATGTAAATCAGACCCACATATCGCTGTACTCGTTACTTTAATAATCATGTCATCGTGTTTTTCAATCTTTGGATCTGGAACTTCTTTGACTTCAACATTTTTAATACCTTGATACGTTACTGCCTTCATGTTAAACAGCCTCCAGTGTTAGTGTTCATCAGGTGTCCGGTCAAACAAACCTTTTCTATTGGTCTCAAGAGGAAATAGATTCATTTTGCCAATCATCAATGTGTTGTTGGCAGATAGTTGATCTAGTTTATACTGTTCACTTAGTCCGTTTGGATGGAACCATTTTTTGCTAATCATAAGTTCTGTGATTTCTTGGTGCATGGCAATCCCTTGCATTAACTGGTTTCGTAAGAGTTCTCTAACTTCAGGTGACGCAGATTCGGTTAATGCAACAGCGGTATTTCGAACACCTTCTTTGGCGCGAAGGAGGAAATCCATGGCAAATGTGGTATCAGCTAGCTCAGGTACATGTAATGAATTTATAGGGTCTAAATAGTCATTATTCAACGCATTTTCCTCCCTTTTAATTTATTATTGGTGTTGGCCGGCTTTGAGGAATAGGAGCTGCAAAAGGTACGCGGTTATAAATTGCCTGTAATTCTCCAAGCGCTTGCATGGATTGTTCAACATCCTTTTGCATTAATGCTCTCAAATCCTGATCAAAAACCAGTCCTTGCATTAGTTTTGATTTTGCTAAGCATAGGGTTTTAAAGTTAATAACTTCATGTAAATCCAATGACTCATGATTAGCTAATTTTTGAGTATCCATTTTTATTTTTCCTCCTTTTTACCTAAATACATTGATATTGTTCCAAATAAATGAGTAACCATTCTTTAATATTTTTGTGGATATTTTTAAATATTTTAAAGATAATGCAAAGGTTTTGTGCGACTTGCCGATGACCGTATCGGCTTCTCAGACCCATGAAGTGCATGGATCTTTTTCAGACGGGGCATCTTGCCCCGCGTTTCCGTAACTGATCTTTTAATTGATGAATCTCGATGAAGAAATGCAATTTTTTCACCTATCCAATCCTACAGATAAGCAATAATAATACGTATCATATTAGTCCAACTGTTGATATTTTTGGTAAAAAAGTTCTCATTTTTATCTGACGGAAACTATTGATTTTAGGTTACCATTTACAAAAACAAGGTAACGCTGGTGTTGCTAAATTTAGTGGGTTCCTTGATCTAACACCAGAAGAATGGGGAAAAATCATCCAAGTCAATTTAATGGGTGTGTTTAATGTAACAAGAGCAGTATTATCAGGAATGATCGAAAGAAAATCAGGTGATATCATCAATATCTCTTCATCCGCTGGCCAAAAAGGTGCTCCTGTTACAAGTGCTTACAGTGCTTCTAAATTCGCTGTTTTAGTGCTAACAGAATTACTTATGCTAGAAGTAAGAAAACATAATGTCCGTGTTACTGCTTTAACACCAAACGTAATGCACCCAGAAGACCTAGCAGAATAAGTCGTGGCTAGTTTAAAATTTATTCCAAGAGTTTTGTTAAAACAGATGGACTATGGTCAACAAATCCATCATAAAAAAGAAGCAGATCCGTTTGGATCTGCTTTTTAAGAAAAAGCAACAAAGTATGAGAAAAGAGCCTTCATAAAAGAGGTTTAAGCTACATCTGGAGTAAATTTTCCAATACCTCTGCTGACATAGACATTCCATCCTTTCTCCTTTGTATGTCCTCTAAAATTTCTATATAATGTCCAAAGGCATTTTTCTAGTCGGTTGCGGAAATACCTCATCCAGTCTATTTAAATCCTCTTTTGTTAATTCAATAATAGTTGCTTCCGCATTTGCTAGTACATGTTCTTCTTGAACAGCTTTTGGAATAGCTAAACAATTGTTAGAACGGATTGTCCAAGCGAGAGCGATTTGTAAGGGCTGTACAGCGTGTTTTTCTGCAATCTCTTTAATAGTTGGATCCGTTAACAATTGTCTTCTTAATGAACCTCCTTGAGCTAGCGGGCTATATGCTATAATAGGCATTTGATGTTCTCGCTGCCATGGTAAGAGATCATAATCTATTCCCCTTGAACCAAGATGATATAACACTTGATTAGTCATACAATTTTTACCATTAGTGGTGTTCCATAACTCTTTCATATCATCGGTATCAAAATTGGAGACTCCCCACCTTACTATTTTTTCTTCCTTACGTAGCTTTTCCATTCCTTCAATGATTTCTGCTAATGGCACACGTCCTCGCCAGTGTAAAAGGTATAAATCAAGATGATCAGTTCCCAGCCTTTTTAAACTGTTTTCACACGCTTTAGCAATCATATCTAACCCTGCATGATGAGGATACACCTTTGATACTAAAAAGACGTCATCTCTACGTCCTTTAATTGCTTCACCTACTAAACGTTCAGAATCGCCATCACCATACATTTCCGCCGTATCTATTAGTTTCATGCCTAATTCCATTCCGAGTTGTAAAGCTTTGATTTCCCTTTCTCTCATTTGAGGATTTTCTCCCATGTACCAAGTTCCTTGTCCTATTCTTGGTAGAGAAGTTCCATCAGGCAATGTAACTACACGACTTTCAAGGGAATTTTTTATTTTTGTTAATTTATTTTCGTCCTGTCCACTCATTAAAAATCAACACTTCCTTTTGTATCTTTTTATGTACGTAATGAAAAAAGGCGGCAATACTCTTTTACAGTATTGCCACCAGTAAATCACTCAATTCTTACCTTTTTTCTATTTTAGTTAGAACTGTTGCTTGGTAGGGTCGTAAGCTTCGGTTCAACCTCCATTTTGGCCATTAAATTAAGTGAGCTCCACCATCAATAAGAACAGACGTCCCAGTAGTAAAACCATTCTTAGCAAGGTATACATAGGTTTCAGCTATGTCTTCCGCCTTTGCAATCCGTCCAACAGGGAGCTGTTGTGCAATACCGTTGAACAGTGCTTGCCTCTGATCATCTGACATTTCAGCATAGATTGGAGTGTTTACAATCCCAGGTGAAACCACGTTCACCCTAATAGGGGCTAGGTCTACGGAAAGTCCTCGAACCAATCCTTCAACGGCTGAGTTGATTGCCGCTAACGTAGTAGCGCCTTGAGGAGGACGAACGCCATATACACCAGAGATTAAAGTTATTGAGCTCTCATTGCTTAAATATGGAAGTGCTGAACGGACAGTAATATATTGCCCCCAGAACTTACTATCAAACGCCTCTTTAGCACTTGCCACAGGCAGTTCGCTAAAGTGGCCCATTGCGCCTTCTCCTGCTGTTACCACTAGGTGGTCAAATTTTCCAACCTTACTGAAAAATTCTGCTACTTTTTCTTCGCTTCGATAATCGATTTCAATTGCATCTACATTGCCACCAAGAACTAGTTTTGCTTCATTTAATTTAGAAACAGAACGGCTGGCAATGATCACTTGAGCAGATTGATCGAGAAACGCTTTGGCAGTTGCTAAACCAATGCCAGAAGTACCCCTAAAACAACTACTCGTTTACCATTTAATGACATAGTACAACCCTCCCTTCTCTTAAAATCTTTTTTGTATTGATCATTCATTGTGAAATTTTCTAAAACGATACTATTCAGTACCTATTATTCAGCTAATAATTTTAAGGATTCACGATTAAAGGCAGGGATGTCATCCGGAAAACGGCTTGTTACAATATTATTGCTTACTACAACTTCTTCATCTTTGTAGTTAGCACCTGCATTTTTGAGATCGTTCCTAATTGATTTGAAACCTGTTATGTCGACATCTTTTAATAGGTCTGTATCAATTAATACTTGTGGGCCATGGCAAATGGCTAAAACAGGTTTACCTTCTTGTATAAATGCTTTTGCGAATTCACCAAAACGGTCGTCTTCACGTAATAAATCAGGAGAGAAGCCGCCAGGGATTAGTAAAGCATCAAAGTCTTGAGGATTAACTTCCCCAATTCCTTTATCTATTTTTACTGTTTCACCTTTTTTACCAGTAATATCTTTTCCAGCCTGAATGTCAATTGTGATCACTTGATGACCAGCATCTTTAAATGCTTGTGCTGGTTCTGTGAATTCTACATCTTCAAATAAGTCTGTTATTAGTGTAGCGACTTTTTTGCCCATAATAATAAGCCTCCTTAAATTTGTAAAAGCATCGTTGGTATTATTCTCATTTAACACAATAACTACAAGTAATCTACCGTGTTTAGGATATGTTACTGATCGATATATGGGAGTATAAAAACAATTAGTATCGCTCTGTCACGAGTTTAATGATGGTGATGCATTATGGAAGAATTCGTGATTTCAAATCCTGCTTGCGGCACATAAAAATACTTGATCCAAACTCCATCTAATAACGGTTCCCTTTTATCAAGTAAAACATCAATGCCTTTGTCTGTTTTCACAATTTCATCATGGTCTGTGGGCGTATCAAGTTTTATATCATAATGGGCATGGTCTCCATGGTCCAATGTAACGTAGACACGAACCATTTTCCCTCCAGCCTCTTCAATTTCCAACATTTGTTTCAGCACTTTAGCAACATTTCGGTTAATTTTGCAGTTCATATCATTGTCACCTATTCTATGAATTTTAATCATTTTAATTAAGGAATCCTATAAAAAACCTCATAACCTGATCTCACGGTTTCATCCATATTCAACGCCTTACAAAAATCATCAAGAAGGTTTCCTTGCTGATGTCCTCCTTTTCACCTTTCGCTTTTTGTAATTTCTGCCAGAAGTTCGAATGAATGCAAGCGAGCTTTGTGGTCGTAAACTTGGGCAATGGCCATGATTTCATCAGCCTGGCTCTCCTCCAAAAATGTATGAAGCTTGTCCTTTATCGTCTTCTGGCTGCCAACAATCGATGAGCCTAGTTGCTGCTCGAGAGCCTTTAATTGATAGCTGCTGGCTACTTCGGATATGTCATCTACCGGTGGTTGAAGCTGTGTAAGGTTGCCGCTCATCAGATTCAAAAATTGCTGCTGCAGGGTTGTGAAAAGGAATTTTGCCTCTTTATCCGTTTCTGCTGCAATGATATTCAATGCCACCATCGCATACGGCTTATCGAGAACATTCGAAGGCTTAAACGCCTTGCGATAGATCTGTAGAGCACCTTGAGTGTTAAGTGGCGAGAAATGGGCGGCAAACGCGAATGGCAAACCCAATTCTCCGGCCAGCTGCGCACTGAAGCCGCTTGAACCCAGCAGCCAGATTGGAATACTCAAACCTTCACCTGGAATCGCTTTTATAGGGTTTCCTTGGGCCAGGGATGGATCAAAGTAACCGCGGAGTTCCGCTAATTGCTCAGGAAAGTCATCTCCAGTACTTCCCAAGTCGCGTCTCAATGCACGGGCTGTCCCCTGATCTGTACCAGGTGCCCGCCCCAGACCAAGGTCAATTCGCCCAGGATATAAGGATTCAAGAGTGCCAAACTGCTCAGCGATGACGAGCGGAGCGTGATTCGGCAGCATGATTCCTCCTGAACCAATCCGGATTTGTGATGTACCGGCTGCCACATGAGACATCACCACAGAAGTGGCGGAACTAGCGATAAACGGCATATTGTGGTGTTCAGCGAGCCAAAAACGGTTGTAGTCAAGTTTTTCAGCATGCTGTGCGAGTTCCAATGTATGGCGGAAAGAATCAGCAGGAGTACTTCCGGCATTTATCGGTGAAAGATCCAGCACCGAGAATGGAATTTCGTTTAATTTAATTGCATGTTTAGACATAAGTTCATCTTCTTCCCTTATCTAATTTTATTAAAAACTAACCTCATACCCGAATCTCATGAGTCGAAAAGTAAGGCCGCACAAACTCTCTAAGCTCCTGTATCACTTCCTCGGGAGGTCGGGAGGTCGCTTTAAAAGATACAATAAAAATGCCAGTTGATTGACACCAATTGATTCAAATTGATATAAAATTTCTAATAACTGTTTGCGCCCTACACGAAATCCTAAAGGAATTGGAACAGGTTACGCATCGGGATTTTCCGATAAATCGATAAATAAAGTCTGAGTAAAAGGTTTAAACACTCCTGGGGCGTGAATTCCCGACAATCCTCGGGTAATGGATCCAGCCGTCCCCATTCTGGGCGATCTATTCAATCGATTGATTGCTGAATCCTGTCACCATGGTCGGAATCGAAGAAAAAGGCTTGGGGATCATACTCATATCCGTTCCATCGATGACGCCTAAATCGCTGTTGATTTTCGGACTGTCCTCCTTTAACAGCCGTTCAAGGAATGCATAATTCTTTTTAAACAGTCCTCCACTTTCGAGCTTGGATATTGATATTCCCAAAGCTGTGAAATCTTTATCCCGGTTTCCTGAAGCCACTCCCATGATCAGCCGTTCGGGAAACAACCGGTCAATAGGTGATGCTTCCTTTGCAACTCTTACAGGATGGCGCAGAGGGAAGACCACACTAGCCGTCCCAAGTGCAATATCCTTGGTATGGGCCGCAAAATAGATCAAATAAATCCATACATTTGACCAATATCATCAATATTCAAGTTCTGAATCGTAACGTCCCGAAGCCACAATGTCGCGAAACCAAGCGTCATTTCATCCTTTTGGTAAAACCTGTTATATGCTCGTTACTGTAATAAACTCACTTCAATTTCTTTAAATTTTTGTACCAATGTATTTTTCGAACTTTTTAATCGTTTCCTCATTACGACGATAATACGTCCATTGTCCGA contains:
- a CDS encoding LLM class flavin-dependent oxidoreductase, with the protein product MSKHAIKLNEIPFSVLDLSPINAGSTPADSFRHTLELAQHAEKLDYNRFWLAEHHNMPFIASSATSVVMSHVAAGTSQIRIGSGGIMLPNHAPLVIAEQFGTLESLYPGRIDLGLGRAPGTDQGTARALRRDLGSTGDDFPEQLAELRGYFDPSLAQGNPIKAIPGEGLSIPIWLLGSSGFSAQLAGELGLPFAFAAHFSPLNTQGALQIYRKAFKPSNVLDKPYAMVALNIIAAETDKEAKFLFTTLQQQFLNLMSGNLTQLQPPVDDISEVASSYQLKALEQQLGSSIVGSQKTIKDKLHTFLEESQADEIMAIAQVYDHKARLHSFELLAEITKSER
- a CDS encoding LLM class flavin-dependent oxidoreductase, whose amino-acid sequence is MIYFAAHTKDIALGTASVVFPLRHPVRVAKEASPIDRLFPERLIMGVASGNRDKDFTALGISISKLESGGLFKKNYAFLERLLKEDSPKINSDLGVIDGTDMSMIPKPFSSIPTMVTGFSNQSIE